Proteins encoded together in one Ipomoea triloba cultivar NCNSP0323 chromosome 4, ASM357664v1 window:
- the LOC116014681 gene encoding callose synthase 2-like has protein sequence MAYQRRGSDLQQQRRIMRTQTAGNLGESMMDSEVVPSSLVEIAPILRVANEVEPSNPRVAYLCRFYAFEKAHRLDPTSSGRGVRQFKTALLQRLERENESTLAGRTKSDAREMQSFYQHYYRKYIQALQNAADKADRVRLTKAYQTAAVLFEVLKAVNLTESVEVADEILEAQAKVAEKTKTLVHYNILPLDPESSNQAIMRYPEIQASVAALRNTRGLPWPKGHKKKVDEDILDWLQSMFGFQKDNVANQREHLILLLANVHIRQFPKPDHQQPKEYLEHFTCFVTLSGASSTSIELFVLKVCLYIVRCRSLAAESRRDLRSSCSSSTLTSIEVCYADPRVIFCFSGNQSVSRGIMGDRRKNGIEKMKWKERK, from the exons ATGGCTTACCAAAGAAGGGGGTCAGATCTGCAACAGCAAAGGCGGATTATGAGGACACAGACTGCCGGCAATCTCGGGGAGTCCATGATGGACAGTGAAGTGGTACCATCATCTCTAGTGGAAATTGCCCCAATTCTACGTGTTGCCAATGAGGTCGAACCTAGCAACCCAAGGGTTGCTTACCTCT GTAGGTTTTATGCTTTTGAGAAAGCTCATCGATTAGATCCAACATCAAGTGGACGTGGAGTTCGCCAGTTCAAAACTGCCCTTCTTCAGAGGCTGGAAAGA GAAAATGAATCAACTTTAGCTGGAAGGACAAAAAGTGATGCTCGTGAAATGCAGAGTTTTTATCAACATTACTACAGGAAGTATATTCAAGCTCTACAGAATGCAGCTGATAAAGCTGATCG TGTGAGGCTTACAAAGGCATACCAAACTGCTGCTGTGCTTTTTGAGGTCTTGAAGGCTGTTAATCTGACAGAATCTGTTGAAGTGGCTGATGAG ATTTTGGAAGCTCAAGCAAAGGTTGCTGAAAAGACAAAGACACTGGTGCATTATAATATACTTCCACTTGATCCTGAAAGTTCAAATCAAGCAATTATGAGATACCCTGAG ATTCAAGCATCTGTGGCTGCTCTACGTAATACAAGGGGTCTACCATGGCCGAAGGGCCATAAGAAGAAAGTAGATGAAGATATTCTAGATTGGCTTCAATCTATGTTTGGTTTTCAG AAAGATAATGTTGCAAATCAAAGAGAACATCTGATTTTATTGCTGGCAAATGTGCATATTAGACAATTTCCGAAACCTGATCATCAACAACCTAAG GAATATTTAGAGCATTTTACTTGCTTTGTCACTTTGTCCGGTGCTTCTTCAACTTCAA TAGAATTATTTGTGCTGAAAGTTTGTCTGTATATAGTACGTTGTAGAAGTCTTGCAGCAGAGTCTAGACGCGATTTGCGATCATCATGTAGCTCCAGCACACTGACTTCAATTGAGGTATGCTATGCTGATCCTCGTGTAATTTTCTGCTTTTCTGGAAATCAGTCTGTTTCGCGCGGAATTATGGGTGATCGTAGGAAAAATGGTATTGAGAAGATGAAATGGAAGGAAAGGAAGTAA
- the LOC116015065 gene encoding callose synthase 2-like: MAYQRRGSDLQQQRRIMRTQTAGNLGESMMDSEVVPSSLVEIAPILRVANEVEPSNPRVAYLCRFYAFEKAHRLDPTSSGRGVRQFKTALLQRLERENESTLAGRTKSDAREMQSFYQHYYRKYIQALQNAADKADRVRLTKAYQTAAVLFEVLKAVNLTESVEVADEILEAQAKVAEKTKTLVHYNILPLDPESSNQAIMRYPEIQASVAALRNTRGLPWPKGHKKKVDEDILDWLQSMFGFQKDNVANQREHLILLLANVHIRQFPKPDHQQPKLDDRALTEVMKKLFKNYKRWCEYLNRKSSLWLPTIQQEVQQRKLLYMGLYLLIWGEAANLRFMPECLCYIYHHMAFELYGMLAGSVSPVTGETVKPAYGGDDEAFLIKVVTPIYNTIAKEAKRSGEGRSKHSKWRNYDDLNEYFWSENCFRLGWPMRLDADFFCLRDLETESVKNKRWMGKINFVEIRSFCHIFRSFDRMWGFYILSLQAMIIIAWNGSGAPSSIFEGEVFKKVLSIFITASVLKLAQAIVDIIMSWKARQSMSIYVKLRYILKAVSAAAWVIILPVTYAYSWKNPPSFAQTIKSWFGNSPSSPSLFFIAVLFYLSPNMLSALLFLFPFIRRNLERSEYKIARLVMWWSQPRLYVGRGMHDDTFSLVKYTLFWVLLMASKLSFSYFVEIKPLVGPTKEIMEVHIQRYQWHEFFPRAKKNIGVVIALWAPIILVYFMDTQIWYAIFSTIFGGIYGAFRRLGEIRTLGMLRSRFQSLPGAFNARLIPLEKKEKAKKGLKAALSRKFDEVTSSRGNEAARFAQMWNKIIESFRDEDLINNREMNLLLVPSRADKDLEDLVQWPPFLLASKIPIALDMAENSDGRGRELMKRLNDDTYMRSAIRECYASCKSIINYLVLGEKEKAVINEIFSKVDHHIQEGDLIKEFNMSCLPILYRKFVELIEILKENEEEKKDQLVIVLLDVYEVVTRDIMQDYVPSSLESSHGGFGHEEMTPLSEHNQYFRDLKFPVTEETESWKEKIGRLHLLLTVRESAMDVPTNLEARRRIAFFSNSLFMDMPRAPKVRNMLSFSVLTPYYNEEVLFTMDSLEKPNEDGVSILFYLQKIYPDEWENFLERVRCDSEEDLKEDLKVNTSLEEELRLWVSYRGQTLTKTVRGMMYYRQALELQAFLDMAKDEELMRGYKAAESNNEDQMRNDRSLMAQCQAVADMKFTYVVSCQQYGIQKRNERNKAQDILRLMIKYPSLRVAYIDEVEVTSIEKSKRPVDKVYYSALVKAVPKSVDSSEPDQKLDQVIYRIKLPGPALLGEGKPENQNHAIIFTRGEGLQTIDMNQDNYMEEAFKMRNLLQEFLKKHGVRNPTILGLREHIFTGSVSSLAWFMSNQETSFVTIGQRLLANPLKVRFHYGHPDVFDRLFHLTRGGVSKASSVINLSEDIFAGFNSTLRGGNVTHHEYIQVGKGRDVGLNQISMFEAKIACGNGEQTMSRDVYRLGHRFDFFRMLSCYFTTVGFYFSTMITVLVVYVFLYGRLYLVLSGLEDGLSSHPAIRDNKPLQVALASQSFVQIGLLMALPMMMEIGLERGFRTALTDFVLMLLQLAPLFFTFSLGTRTHYYGRTLLHGGAEYKGTGRGFVVFHAKFAENYRLYSRSHFVKGIELMILVLVYHIFGKPYRDVAYVLVTISIWFMVGTWLFAPFLFNPSGFEWQKILDDWTDWNKWIHSQGGIGVPPAKSWESWWEKEQMHLRHSGMRGIIIEILLSLRFFIYQYGLVYHLSITKKYKSILVYGISWLVIFLVLAVMKIVSTGRRKFSADFQLVFRLIEGLIFIAFMSVLITLIAVLHMTFRDIIVCILAFMPTGWGLLLIAQALRHWIQPSRIWGSVRTLARCYELMMGLLLFTPVAFLAWFPFVSEFQTRMLFNQAFSRGLQISRILGGPKKEKDSSKNSKE, encoded by the exons ATGGCTTACCAAAGAAGGGGGTCAGATCTGCAACAGCAAAGGCGGATTATGAGGACACAGACTGCCGGCAATCTCGGGGAGTCCATGATGGACAGTGAAGTGGTACCATCATCTCTAGTGGAAATTGCCCCAATTCTACGTGTTGCCAATGAGGTCGAACCTAGCAACCCAAGGGTTGCTTACCTCT GTAGGTTTTATGCTTTTGAGAAAGCTCATCGATTAGATCCAACATCAAGTGGACGTGGAGTTCGCCAGTTCAAAACTGCCCTTCTTCAGAGGCTGGAAAGA GAAAATGAATCAACTTTAGCTGGAAGGACAAAAAGTGATGCTCGTGAAATGCAGAGTTTTTATCAACATTACTACAGGAAGTATATTCAAGCTCTACAGAATGCAGCTGATAAAGCTGATCG TGTGAGGCTTACAAAGGCATACCAAACTGCTGCTGTGCTTTTTGAGGTCTTGAAGGCTGTTAATCTGACAGAATCTGTTGAAGTGGCTGATGAG ATTTTGGAAGCTCAAGCAAAGGTTGCTGAAAAGACAAAGACACTGGTGCATTATAATATACTTCCACTTGATCCTGAAAGTTCAAATCAAGCAATTATGAGATACCCTGAG ATTCAAGCATCTGTGGCTGCTCTACGTAATACAAGGGGTCTACCATGGCCGAAGGGCCATAAGAAGAAAGTAGATGAAGATATTCTAGATTGGCTTCAATCTATGTTTGGTTTTCAG AAAGATAATGTTGCAAATCAAAGAGAACATCTGATTTTATTGCTGGCAAATGTGCATATTAGACAATTTCCGAAACCTGATCATCAACAACCTAAG TTGGATGACCGTGCACTTACAGAAGTCATGAAGAAGctatttaaaaactacaaaaGATGGTGCGAGTACCTTAACCGCAAGAGTAGTCTCTG GTTGCCAACAATCCAACAAGAAGTGCAGCAAAGAAAATTGCTTTACATGGGTCTATATCTTCTTATCTGGGGGGAAGCTGCAAATTTAAGATTCATGCCAGAATGTTTATGCTATATTTATCATCAT ATGGCATTTGAACTGTATGGTATGTTGGCAGGAAGTGTTAGTCCTGTGACTGGTGAGACTGTCAAACCTGCCTATGGGGGTGATGATGAGGCTTTTTTGATAAAAGTGGTTACTCCTATCTATAACACAATAGCAAAG GAAGCTAAAAGGAGTGGAGAAGGAAGATCAAAGCATTCTAAATGGAGGAATTATGATGACTTGAATGAGTACTTCTG GTCGGAGAATTGCTTTAGATTAGGTTGGCCGATGCGTCTTGATGCTGATTTCTTCTGCCTTCGAGATCTA GAAACTGAATCAGTTAAGAATAAACGGTGGATGGGGAAAATCAACTTTGTTGAGATACGCTCATTTTGCCACATTTTTAGGAGTTTTGATAGAATGTGGGGGTTTTACATTCTGTCTTTACAG GCAATGATTATTATTGCATGGAATGGATCCGGTGCACCGAGTTCTATATTTGAGGGAGAAGTGTTCAAGAAAGTGTTGAGCATCTTTATAACAGCTTCAGTATTAAAACTAGCTCAAG CTATTGTTGACATAATCATGAGTTGGAAAGCAAGACAAAGCATGTCAATCTATGTCAAGCTAAGATACATTCTGAAAGCTGTCTCTGCAGCAGCGTGGGTCATAATATTGCCAGTAACTTATGCATATAGTTGGAAAAATCCTCCTTCATTTGCACAGACAATAAAGAGCTGGTTTGGCAACAGTCCAAGTTCGCCTTCTTTGTTCTTCATTGCAGTTCTGTTTTACTTGTCCCCAAACATGCTCTCTGCATTGTTGTTTCTATTTCCTTTTATACGCCGTAATCTTGAGAGGTCAGAGTATAAGATTGCGAGGCTTGTAATGTGGTGGTCCCAG CCTCGGCTTTATGTTGGAAGGGGGATGCATGATGACACATTTTCTCTGGTCAA ATACACACTGTTTTGGGTTCTCCTCATGGCATCAAAGTTGTCATTCAGTTACTTTGTTGAG ATAAAACCTCTTGTAGGTCCTACTAAAGAAATCATGGAGGTTCACATACAAAGATACCAGTGGCATGAGTTCTTCCCCCGAG CAAAGAAAAACATTGGTGTTGTGATTGCACTATGGGCTCCTATTATTCTT GTCTACTTCATGGACACTCAGATTTGGTATGCAATTTTCTCTACAATATTTGGCGGTATATATGGTGCATTCCGCCGTCTGGGAGAG ATTCGAACATTAGGAATGCTTAGGTCTCGGTTTCAGTCACTGCCAGGGGCTTTTAATGCCCGCTTGATTCCattggaaaagaaagaaaaagctaAGAAGGGACTAAAGGCGGCATTATCTCGAAAGTTTGATGAG GTGACAAGCAGTAGAGGGAATGAAGCTGCAAGGTTCGCTCAGATGTGGAACAAGATAATTGAGAGCTTTAGAGATGAGGATCTGATAAACAATAG GGAAATGAACTTATTGCTTGTGCCCAGTAGGGCAGATAAGGACTTGGAAGACCTTGTTCAGTGGCCTCCATTTTTATTAGCTAGCAAG ATTCCAATTGCATTGGATATGGCTGAAAATAGTGATGGGAGAGGTCGTGAGCTGATGAAAAGATTGAATGATGACACTTACATGCGCAGTGCAATTCGTGAGTGTTATGCTTCCTGCAAAAGCATTATCAATTATTTGGTTTTGGGTGAAAAGGAAAAAGC TGttataaatgaaattttctCCAAAGTTGATCATCACATACAAGAAGGCGACCTGATAAAAGAATTTAACATGAGCTGTCTTCCTATCCTCTACCGAAAATTTGTGGAGCTTATTGAgattttg AAAGAAAAtgaggaggagaagaaggatCAGCTAGTTATTGTTTTGCTCGATGTGTATGAGGTTGTGACCAGAGATATAATGCAAGACTATGTTCCAAG TTCACTGGAATCTAGCCATGGTGGTTTTGGGCACGAGGAGATGACCCCTCTTAGTGAACATAACCAGTACTTTCGTGACCTTAAGTTCCCTGTTACAGAGGAAACAGAATCATGGAAGGAAAAG ATTGGCAGGCTTCATTTATTGCTCACAGTAAGGGAGTCTGCAATGGATGTTCCAACCAACTTAGAAGCTAGGAGGCGCATTGCATTCTTCTCAAATTCATTGTTTATGGACATGCCCCGAGCTCCTAAAGTTCGCAATATGCTTTCTTTTTC TGTATTGACTCCTTACTATAATGAGGAGGTTCTTTTCACCATGGACTCTCTGGAAAAGCCAAATGAAGATGGTGTTTCTATACTCTTTTATCTGCAAAAAATTTACCCTG ATGAGTGGGAGAACTTTCTGGAGCGGGTTCGCTGTGACAGTGAAGAAGATCTCAAAGAAGATCTCAAGGTCAATACAAGTTTGGAAGAAGAACTTCGTCTATGGGTTTCATATAGAGGCCAAACATTGACCAAAACTG ttcgAGGTATGATGTACTATCGTCAAGCTTTGGAACTTCAGGCGTTCCTTGATATGGCAAAAGATGAAG AGTTAATGAGAGGGTATAAGGCTGCTGAATCTAATAATGAGGATCAAATGCGAAATGATAGGTCTTTAATGGCACAATGTCAAGCAGTTGCAGACATGAAATTCACTTATGTTGTTTCATGCCAGCAATATGGCATTCAGAAACGAAATGAACGTAACAAAGCTCAAGATATATTAAGACTTATGATAAA GTATCCATCACTTCGTGTTGCTTACATTGATGAGGTTGAAGTAACTAGCATTGAAAAATCCAAAAGGCCTGTTGATAAGGTTTATTATTCGGCTCTTGTAAAGGCTGTGCCAAAATCTGTTGACTCATCTGAGCCAGATCAAAAGTTAGATCAG GTAATTTATCGCATAAAACTTCCCGGCCCTGCTTTATTGGGTGAAGGAAAGCCAGAAAACCAAAACCATGCCATAATCTTTACTCGTGGTGAAGGATTGCAAACAATTGATATGAACCAG GATAACTACATGGAAGAAGCCTTCAAAATGAGGAATTTATTGCAAGAGTTTCTTAAGAAGCATGGGGTGAGGAATCCAACCATTCTGGGACTGAGGGAGCATATATTCACTGGCAG TGTTTCTTCACTTGCATGGTTTATGTCAAATCAAGAGACCAGTTTTGTTACAATTGGACAAAGGTTACTGGCCAATCCATTGAA GGTTCGTTTTCACTATGGTCATCCCGACGTATTTGACAGACTGTTTCATCTAACAAGAGGTGGTGTCAGCAAGGCTTCGAGTGTTATCAACCTAAGTGAAGACATTTTTGCAG GTTTCAATTCTACACTACGTGGGGGCAATGTTACACACCACGAATATATTCAAGTCGGTAAAGGAAGAGACGTGGGTCTCAATCAAATTTCAATGTTTGAGGCAAAGATAGCCTGTGGAAATGGTGAACAGACAATGAGTCGTGATGTTTACAGACTTGGACATCGCTTCGATTTTTTCCGCATGCTGTCATGTTACTTCACCACTGTGGGGTTCTATTTTAGTACTATG ATAACTGTTCTTGTGGTATACGTATTTCTGTATGGTCGCCTCTATCTTGTTCTCAGTGGACTTGAGGATGGGTTGAGTTCCCACCCAGCTATACGGGATAATAAACCTCTTCAAGTTGCTCTTGCCTCTCAGTCTTTTGTGCAGATTGGACTTTTAATGGCATTGCCGATGATGATGGAGATAGGTCTTGAAAGGGGTTTTCGCACTGCCTTGACTGATTTTGTACTGATGTTGCTACAACTTGCCCCTTTATTCTTCACGTTTTCTCTTGGTACGAGGACCCATTACTATGGAAGAACATTGCTGCACGGGGGAGCTGAATACAAAGGCACTGGTCGTGGCTTTGTTGTATTTCATGCCAAATTTGCTGAAAACTATCGCCTGTATTCACGCAGCCATTTCGTGAAGGGAATTGAATTGATGATTCTAGTTCTTGTGTACCACATATTTGGTAAACCATATAGAGATGTTGCTTACGTCCTGGTAACTATATCAATATGGTTCATGGTGGGAACATGGCTATTTGCTCCTTTCTTGTTCAACCCGTCGGGATTTGAGTGGCAAAAGATTCTTGATGATTGGACAGATTGGAATAAATGGATTCACAGCCAGGGTGGCATCGGTGTGCCACCAGCAAAAAGCTGGGAATCTTGGTGGGAGAAAGAACAAATGCATCTCCGTCATTCAGGGATGCGCGGCATCATCATTGAAATATTGTTATCACTGCGGTTTTTTATCTACCAATATGGGCTTGTATATCACCTGTCCATCActaagaaatataaaagcatcTTG GTCTATGGCATTTCATGGCTTGTAATTTTCCTTGTCCTAGCAGTAATGAAG ATTGTATCTACCGGGAGGAGGAAATTCAGCGCTGATTTTCAGCTCGTGTTTCGGTTAATCGAAGGCCTAATATTCATCGCGTTCATGTCTGTTCTGATCACTCTAATAGCAGTCCTGCACATGACATTCCGCGACATCATTGTTTGCATCCTCGCTTTCATGCCAACCGGATGGGGATTGCTCTTG ATTGCTCAAGCGCTGAGGCATTGGATTCAACCTTCTCGGATCTGGGGATCTGTTAGGACACTGGCACGCTGTTATGAACTAATGATGGGGCTGCTTTTGTTCACTCCAGTCGCATTCCTCGCTTGGTTCCCATTTGTGTCGGAATTCCAGACCCGCATGTTGTTCAACCAAGCATTTAGCAGAGGTCTGCAGATTTCTCGTATTCTTGGTGGTCCAAAGAAGGAGAAAGACAGCTCCAAAAACAGCAAAGAGTAG